From the genome of Vicia villosa cultivar HV-30 ecotype Madison, WI linkage group LG2, Vvil1.0, whole genome shotgun sequence, one region includes:
- the LOC131649568 gene encoding uncharacterized protein LOC131649568, whose translation MYKGVRISKPPPLSLMPKIIFIEEMPRFMHKQIEWIVNVKDDGSCGFWVISNLLGKGEKNNFLVCKTLLKELMLHREFYTMLYKKKENFDTFQDDLNPCVCGPALFSKWMCFPEIGYLIASAYDRMCIDLIRYTFMGVSSHVAQECIHRYIIVSYKG comes from the coding sequence ATGTACAAGGGTGTTCGCATTAGCAAACCACCTCCTTTATCATTGATGCCAAAAATAATCTTCATTGAAGAAATGCCGCGTTTTATGCACAAACAGATTGAGTGGATTGTAAATGTTAAGGATGATGGTAGTTGTGGTTTTTGGGTCATATCCAACTTGCTCGGTAAAGGAGAGAAGAATAACTTTCTTGTCTGCAAAACTCTTTTGAAAGAGTTGATGTTGCATAGGGAATTCTACACAATGTTatacaagaaaaaagaaaattttgatacATTTCAAGATGATCTTAATCCTTGTGTTTGCGGTCCCGCACTATTTTCAAAATGGATGTGCTTCCCTGAAATTGGATATcttatagcaagtgcatatgacagGATGTGTATCGATCTAATAAGATATACTTTCATGGGTGTGTCATCTCATGTTGCCCAAGAATGTATTCATAGATATATCATTGTATCATATAAAGGTTAA
- the LOC131649569 gene encoding uncharacterized protein LOC131649569, which produces MAGRNDAAIVAALEAMAHALEHQPNRENPPVFKGTHGPDSTLTWLKENERIFRVMDCTPDQKVRYGTHILTVDADEWWSETRQRLEANGEEVTLVLFRREFLRKYFPEDVRGKKEIEFLELRQGNKSVVEYAVKFGELAKFYQHYDGPTGEFSKCIKLENGLHPEIKKAISYQKIGVFGDLVDSCRIYEENNNAHYRVISEKRGKSQQGRGKSYDAPVGKGKQEATEGKRTSGGDALAYFVSFKCGRAGHKSNVRTAEAKRCFRCGNIGHEITECKHKEMVFFNCGEEGHIGSQCQKPKKEQASGKVSALSGSQTTSEHSSEMVVDTPAKGSVTTSLVCLKCPLSIFDRDFLVDFVYLSLRGLDVILGMNWLEYNHVHINCYDKSVRFSTPEEEGVELLSARQLRLLMKEEVQVFVLVASLSIENQAIIVELQVVQEFPEVFPDEIPDVPPEREVKFSIDLVPSTKPVSMAPYRMSASELSELKKQLEELLEKKFFRPSVSSWGAPVLCK; this is translated from the exons ATGGCTGGGAGGAACGATGCTGCAATTGTTGCTGCATTGGAGGCTATGGCTCATGCTTTGGAGCATCAGCCGAAC AGGGAGAATCCACCTGTCTTTAAGGGTACTCATGGTCCTGATAGCACATTAACATGGCTGAAGGAGAATGAGAGAATCTTCCGTGTGATGGATTGTACTCCAGATCAAAAGGTTCGATATGGGACTCATATTCTAACAGTCGACGCTGATGAGTGGTGGTCGGAGACTCGTCAAAGGTTGGAGGCTAATGGTGAGGAGGTCACTTTGGTTTTGTTCCGTAGGGAGTTCTTGAGGAAGTACTTTCCCGAGGATGTtcgtggcaagaaggaaatcgAGTTCCTTGAGTTGAGACAAGGGAATAAGTCGGTTGTTGAGTATGCTGTTAAGTTTGGTGAGTTGGCTAAATTTTATCAGCATTATGATGGACCAACTGGTGAATTTTCGAAGTGCATCAAGTTAGAGAACGGATTGCACCCAGAAATAAAGAAGGCGATTAGTTATCAGAAGATTGGTGTCTTCGGAGATTTGGTTGATAGTTGTCGAATCTATGAGGAGAACAATAACGCTCATTATCGGGTTATTAGTGAGAAGCGAGGCAAGAGTCAACAAGGCCGTGGCAAGTCTTATGATGCTCCAGTTGGAAAGGGTAAGCAGGAAGCTACTGAGggcaagagaactagtgggggagatgctctcGCTTATTTTGTGTCCTTCAAGTGTGGAAGAGCTGGTCATAAGAGTAATGTGCGTACTGCTGAGGCCAAGAGGTGTTTCCGTTGTGGTAATATTGGGCATGAGATAACTGAGTGCAAGCATAAGGAGATGGTTttcttcaactgtggtgaagaggggcACATTGGTAGTCAGTGTCAGaaaccaaagaaggagcaagctaGTGGAAAGGTGTCCGCCTTGTCGGGATCTCAGACCACTAGTGAGCACTcatcagag ATGGTCGTCGATACTCCAGCTAAGGGATCGGTgaccacttctcttgtgtgtttaAAGTGTCCCTTGTCGATTTTTGACAGAGACTTTCTTGTCGATTTTGTTTACTTGTCGTTGAGAGGATTGGATGTGATCTTAGGTATGAACTGGTTAGAGTATAACCATGTCCATATTAATTGTTATGACAAGTCGGTGAGGTTCTCTACTCCTGAAGAAGAAGGTGTTGAATTGTTGTCTGCTAGACAGTTGCGCCTGTTAATGAAAGAAGAAGTGCAAGTGTTCGTGTTGGTGGCATCGTTATCTATTGAGAATCAAGCTATAATAGTTGAGTTGCAAGTGGTGCAagaatttcctgaagttttccctgatgaaattcctgatgtaccgccAGAGAGAGAAGTTAAATTTTCTATTGACCTTGTACCTAGTACTAaacctgtgtctatggcaccgtacaggatgtccgCATCAGAATTGTCGGAATTGAAGAAGCAACTGGAGGAactacttgagaagaagtttttCAGACCAAGTGTGTcgtcgtggggagctccagtgtt gTGCAAATAG